The DNA sequence TGATGGGAATATTGCAATTAGCAAATTTGTTGTTTCTGATTCCATTTCTTGAGTATGATGAAAATGACAATCCGTGAGTCTTTGTTTCTGATTCCATTCCTTTTCATTTGCAAATTTGCAATTGGAGATTATGATGGGAATGCTGCAAGTTCAGTCCCGGAGCCGTTTTCCCAACTAAAATGAATGTCGAGGCTGGTTCTGAAGGCAATGCTTTATCTTTTGAGCTCATGGATCATGGTCGTCGCAGGCACGATGGTGGTAAGCGGAGCATGGAGCGCGATAGTGACAGTGGGAGGAGAAATGGTTTtagggagagagaggagagaggggaGAAAGGGGTCGAaacggttttttttttcttttctaaattttgaattgaccattttagcccttatAGTGGGTCCCAAGATCTAAGTTAACGTCTAATTTGGACGGAatctgagaaattggacacgactgACTGAAATATGAAagcttagggggtaaaaattcaaaattgaaagtagagaggGTGTCATGCCCCAaacttcaggggggtaaactgaaatgaatcattttatatattttaacagttgcaccagactcctaagtggctctccattataacttttagctatctcgctcctaaatatagagagcgagatgagattCTCTATAGTTTATAACATttcttttgagttattttatgtcaattataaatacatttaaactatttaagagcatctttagcagactctctattttgactccttagctattttggaaagcatgtttagttttttttatctattttagcagctgcaccagactcctaagtggctatttattataacttttagttatctctctcctaaatatagagagcaggatgatgctctctataatttaaaacattcattttaagttattttatgtaatttataaatacatttaaactgtttaatcttcatttaaaaaataatataaattcaaaactagctaaaatagagagcattgataaAGACGTagttctaaagtggctagctaaaataactttttcgctaaaatttgactcaaaaatggctagcattgctaaagatgctctaaccttcctttaaaaaaaaatataaattcaaatctagctataatagagagcactgatgcagacgtatttataaagtgcctagccaaaatgactttttagctactttggctaaaatttcactaaaaaatgactagcattgttaaagatgctctaataACTCCAAACCAATTGTTTTACCAACTTGTTAATAGAACAGTAATTTTTTCTCTAGAGTAGCCCTACAACTTTATTAAATGTATGTGGAAAGGGCATCTCTAACAACATTACTTAAAAATCTCTTACTTTGTTCAAAAATGTTCCTTAAAGTAATTttagcatttaaaaaaaaaaaaatcatgttgAATATTACTTAAAATTTAGTTATTTGAGAGCTTAACATAGGAagtaaaacactagaaattagACAATATATAGATTAAAAAttgtataaaaaataattaacttCAAGTGTAACAGTTGAGTTCAGTTTTTGCTTGTTTATCGTATCAAATAATTAAGGATTGGGTTAAAAATATTAGCTAGTTTGGTGGAGTTACTGCTAGTTTGTCAATTTTTGGTTAGCAAAATGCCACTACAACTCGATAATTGATCTTTAACACATATCGAACTAACATTTTCATACACGCAACTTAAGTAGTCTGAAATATATTTACATTTTATCCGATAGTGAAAACTTCAGTGTATGCCATATTGTAGAATGGTCtccaaattttcttttcaaattctGAAAGAGTAAAGAAATGGTAAAACACCAAATGAACAAATCAATTAGGTTTATTGTTGAAGAGATTTTTGAGTAGGACAGCCATCCTACATGATAGGTGCGACCAATTAGAGGTTTGTGAGCAAAGAGACTTCCATGGACCAAGGTCCACCGGCACCTAGGCAAAAAACATCAGATATTTTGCCACCAAATGCCCCATTTTGCCCTTCATTTTGCGTATGGTTTACCTACACCTTAGTCCATATTAGAATTTTTGGTTTGTGAGGGatatattgaatttttttatgatGTATTATAAAGTTATTTTACATATTTAATTACCAAATCAAATGTGTCACGTGACGCGATCACTCAATATTAACATTTCTATCTCTTAGTGTTATATGTCGAGACCCGCATAAAGTAAGTAAAAAACATCAAATCAAATCCACCATTGAGAATGTGTAACAGTAGCCACGGATACATCCCATCAAATTCGAAGAAGGTGATCCCCAATAATAGGGCCTTCCCTAGAGTGAGGTCTTGCAGGTTTTGGAAGCTTCCAAAACATGTATTACCAAAGTTCGGTAGACATAGAACATGCATATAaaaccttctttttctttggttaatgGTTGTTTATTGGCCTTTGGTTTTAGtatccaccattgccaaatcaTATACTTACAGGACTTGCCTATCCACTTCTCTCTGCTATGATGAACATTGGTATATACACCAGTAAAAATCACTGGGAAAGCTTATTTCTAATGATTAATTTACTTCACGTGAGTTTCTTCTTTTGGTATTTGATTCATATTCAAACAGAGTTCACCATAACGAGACAATCCCCTTATAcgaaacaagaaaataaacgaGGAGCTGACGCACCTAAACAGAAATAGCAAATTGGGATTGGGTTTTGGAGAATCTGAGGGAAACCGAAAGCTCCAATTGATAGAAAATGGACACAGAGAAAGGACCCCCTTTCAGTTTCTCTCAGTCCTCCGTATATATGATACCTGCATATACACAAACACATGCATACGTTATCAGTGCGCATGTGAGTCCAAAATAACTGATGAGATCAATCGCATCAAATATGAAAACCCTTTTGCTctctttccatttctttttttggaCCATTCACCCAAAAAGTCTGGAAAATCTGCTCACAACATcataaaacccagaaaccagaaCAACCAGCAGAATCAACAGCTTCAAATCTTTAATGGCGTTTTAAGGCACAAGACGTAAAAACGTACACAAAACCCAATAATTTGATCTGAGAAAAACGGAAAATAAAACCACGAGGGTGGGTGGTAGACACATGTCAGTGATAGGGCCTCTCAGTGTTTCGAGTAATCGCTTTCTCTAGTGGCCATAGCTATAGAGCTAAGCCTAGCtctgtttctctttcttctcgtTTAGGCAGCGAGTGTTGTAGAGGGCGGTGCTAAATTTAAAGGTGCAGTACGTAGTTGTTGTGGGTGTGGCTACTAGTACTAATTTCGCAGCGGCTTAATTCTTACAGGCTGTCTGGTTCGTTTTACTTGTTTATGATACTTGTAATTCTCCATTAATGCTCTCTTTCTTTCCCTGTGTTTAGAAAAGCAAAAAAGTCACAGGGGGACAACCCAACTGTACTGTTTAAATCCCATTAATTATGTTCTGTTTATTATGGAACTTATATTACGGACATAATCAAAATTATTACACAAAATTCTGGTCGTTTTTGCCGTTCAattcccattttctctcatcAGTTGGGACTTGTTTCGGTTCACTGGGTTGTGTTTTCATGGCGTTTTTTTGATCTGGGTCTTGTCCAAAATGTGATTTTGAGCTCAATTTTGGTGTTTCCCCGTTTGGGTTTTTGCTGATTTTTAAAAAGGGCACATCAGTATTAATTGCCGCTCTCTAACTTTAACAAATTCTCCATTGTTGTCGCAGAGATTGTTGGTTGGGGTATAGTTATTAAGAGAAAACAGAGAGCAGAGCACTGGTTCCTAGACTGGTTAGCAGCAGCACAACACTAGGGTTGTTCTTGTTCCCTGTGCTTGTCGCTCGTGCGCTTCAAAATCCTTCAGCGCAGTCAGATCTCGAGGCTTCTCACCTTTCCTTCCTCCGCCATTCTCTCTTTCGAAGGCAAGCTGTGCCAACCCCTCACTGGTTGGGTTTGATACATAGCATTTGGAGAGCCCTGTTTTGGGTTTGAGTTGTATAGGCTCAAAGGTGCTGTGACTGTGTCAAACTGACCTTTTGAAATAGATATATTTCGCATTGCCACGATCATAGGAGGGTCGGTGGATACTGTTGAATAGAGATGGCGTTGCTTGGCATTCAAACCGAGGTATGGCCTTCGAACCTTGAAGCtttggtttctgttttgtgCATTTGATTATTCTTCCATTTCCGCGTTTTTGGTGTGATATGCTTCTTCTTATGTGTTTGTTTATTGCGTTAGTAGTTGGGGCATTGTATATTGTATACTAGTGTTTTTGAACATGCCAAAAACGGTTGGCATTGTTCTTATTTTGGAGTTGGTTCCTCGTACTTACCCATGCTTCgcttgtattttttattttcagttgAATTACTGGATGTGGAGTGTGGAATGTGGAAGGATGACTCATTGGTTTGCATAGTTAAGGAGCGAAACTCGGTCCGTGATTGTGGGCTTTGGTGGGTATTAAAGTGATTGAAATGATCTATTGTGAGTATTTCTTTTGATTGGCCTGGAGGGAGTGTTAGGGTAGTTTGGCTTTTGATGTGGAATATTGGTCTCAAGTACAAGACATGCTGAGTTCCGATGGGGGCGAGAAGGATTTGTTCTTTGATTCCGCAGAGTATTTGTCATCTGAAGAGTCAGTGGTAGTGAAGGAGGAGTTGGAGTATGAGATTTGGTTGAATGAGCCACCGAGTGTGAAGGAAAGGCGAGAGAGTTTTCTACGGCAGATGGGTTTAGCTGAATCTGGATCTACAAAGTTTGGTTCTGAGGAGATGGAAAGGGACGTTGGTACCTCATCGGAGATGATGGGATTGGAGAGACTTTTGGAGTGGAGTGGAGCTGCCTCGAGCTCTTGCAGCTCCTCCTCTAGTCACATTGAGGAATATTCGGGTTTTCATAGCAGGGAAGGGGACAATCTAGCAAATTTTATGTATGATGAATTGGACAGAGACCTGCAAGACAAGTCAAATTTAGTTTCCATTCTAGAGTCGGTACAAGTTTCTACTTCTGGTAGTGATTGTTCTCAGGGGGGAACTTGTTCTGAGAGAGAAACTGAGGCTACTGAAGAAGAATGCGAGAGTTCAAAGGAGggccggaagaagaagagaagttggtggaaacaGTTTATAAACAAGAGCAAGAGGAGAGGAGGTAAAGTTGTCTCAGAGGTATCAAAACCTGATACTGAAGTATCCAAAGAAAACAGAATGAAGATCAAACAGAACAGTAAGAGGTACATGGAGTTTTCAGCACTTTGCACCGGGCAAGAAATTCAGGCTCACAATGGGTTTATTTGGACGATGAAGTTTAGTCCTGATGGCCAATACATTGCAACTGGTGGTGAAGATGGGGTTGTGCGCATTTGGTGTGTTACAGCAGATGCCTCTTGTAATTACCTTATGGCTCAAGGCAACTTAGATAGCAAACTTAAAAAGATCAAGTCTGGATGTCGAGTTATTTTTCCTGACAACAGTTTTCGAATTGAAGAGTCACCTCTCCAAGAGTTTCTTGGCCATTCCAGTGATGTGTTAGACCTGGCTTGGTCAAATTCAAACGTGAGTATGCTGATACTTAACTTGTTTACTTGACTGCTTTTTATCATAATTAGAACTCTTTACTTTAGTTTGTAATTGATTTAAATCTTTATATATGTTCTGCTGCAGCGTCTCATTTCTTCGTCCATGGATAAAACTGTTCGTCTGTGGGAAGTTGGTTGCAGTCAGTGCCTACATGTTTTTCATCACAATGACTATGGTAAAGATTTCCTTTATAAAATTTGATTGTTTTCATTTCATAAATTGTGTTATCTTCAATTTTCTTGTGTATATTGGAAATGTAATTTTGTCACTTTCTATATGGGAACAGTAACATGCATTCAGTTCAATCCTCTCGATCACAATTACTTCATCAGTGGATCCATAGATGGAAAGGTTCGAGTTTGGGGGCTTTCTGAGAAGCGAGTTGTTGACTGGACTGATGTGCGAGATGTCATAACAGCTATTTGTTATCAACCAGATGGGAAGGTACGTTTCTTAGTGATTAACTAGCCATTGTTTGATAATACACTGCTATTGAAATTATAAATTCAGACGTCATCTCCTTCATGCTGTTAAACCTAGAAAATGTTTTCTTGCAAGCAGGGTTTCGCAGTTGGTTCCCTTGCAGGCACTTGCCGCTTCTATGAAGAATCAGGTGCATAAACCTTTGAAATTATCATAGTTTTGATGTGATCCATTTTGGGGAACATGCCTAAACTGATTTGTTTGTTGAACAGGAAAAGAAGCTCTTCAGCTTGTTGCACAGATTCATATTCATTCTAGCAGGAAGACCTCTGGCAACAAAATCACCGGCATCCAGGTATTCACCTGAAGCTCTTTCTACGCCATAGTtactcctctttctctctctattctgTACTTTTTCTATAAGATACATTTCTATATCAATCATTAACATGGAAcggttcatgtttttttttttattttcacagTTTTCCGAGGAAAATGCTCAAAGAGTTATGATAACATCAGAAGACTCAAAAGTCCGTGTGTTTGATGGGGTAGATCTCATTAAGAAATACAGAGGTAAAGAACCTTCTGATCATGATTTTTGATTTCTGTGTTATTCTAATCTTCTCAATTACCATGTCGAACTTACCACTTTTGATTTGATAGGTTGTTATGTTTAATTAAAAGGTGCTTTTTAATTTATTGATTGCTTGGAAACATGTTTATTTATAATAGGTTGACAACCCTCAGTTTATATGGCGTGTTATTGACTGGTGATGCAGTCTGAGTAATAAATCTGTTATGTCAATCCAAATTGTAATTGTAACGTTTTACACTGGTTTCTCATCTAACTTCTGAAAGCAGTAAAAGTAGATCCACTCTAGAACTAGAGAACTAGACAGGTTGTTCTTGCTGTAGTAATTTCTAGGAATGACCTTCAACATTCATACTTGTTACTGTTTTTGCGGGGTTCCGAAGCATGCCACTATAGATTTAATGACCAACCACTTTTTGAGCTGTTTCAGTGCATGTATAATTTTTTGTAGAGTAATTTAGAGTGTGTAGTGTGAAAATGATGACCACATTTCTTGATTTGTGTGGTTGGTTTCTCGTTCTCTGTATCCTATGCTCAATTAGGCATCTTACTCATGCAATGCATCTGCAATCCTTGACTTCATCACAATTTCTTGTTGTTGCAATGATATTCTTTCCTATCATCCTTTACAGCTGTAATTTTACCTTGGCTTAGCATCTTGCCATCTATCTGAGTGCCCAGATTTCAATTGCTTGTTGTCTAATCAATGACTCATTTGGTTAGCAATGGCATGATGACCAGAATAATAGTGATATGCTGTTTATACATACAACGAATCTGAACTCGTTTGATTAAATCAATACTTGGTTTAGCTTACATATTATTTGGATTTGTTTGCAATTAATAAAAGCATTTCTTCTGAACCAGTTGATCTCACTGAATGCAACAGGTCTTCCAAAGTCAGGAAGTCAAATGTCAGCTTCTTTCACATCCAGCGGGAAACGTATAATCTCAGTTGGAGAGGACTCGCGCGTTTACTTATGGGACTATGACAGCTGTAGTGTTCCATCATCCAAGCATACAAAATCTGTTCGATCCTGCGAACATTTCTATTGCGAAGGTGTGTCTGTTGCAATCCCTTGGTCAGGCATGGGAACAGAAGATAGGAACTTAGAAACTGCTAGTCCACGATATTGCTCACAAACACAAGGCCAAATAGACGCTACTCCTGGCAGTAGAGATTCGGAACGCTTTTTGCTTGGGAATTGGTTCTTTCTGGAGGGTCCCTGCAGAGGCTCTGCAACTTGGCCCGAGGAAAACCTTCCTCAGTGGGATTCACCAGTTGCAGGAGAGGAAGATGATCAGTGGCAATACAAAGACCAtcaacaccatcaccaccacaatAAAGCTCACAACCACTTGACGAAATCAGAAACGTGGGGGCTTGTCATTGTAACTGCCGGATGGGATGGAAAAATCAGGACATTCCATAACTATGGATTGCCGGTCAGCTTGTAGGAGTTCATTTGTCTCAGCATTCAGTCGTTGATCATCTTGGCATCGAGATCCTAGCTCATTAAGTAGGTTAGCAGAATCAGCAGCAGAGAATTGAAATCTATGAATTTTGAAGGCTTTTGACAATGTGTTCAAGCAGCTTTCCTCATTAGGATATAGATTCATTAGAGCATGAAGCCTTGTGAAGAGATTCATTAGAGCATGAATTTT is a window from the Rosa chinensis cultivar Old Blush chromosome 2, RchiOBHm-V2, whole genome shotgun sequence genome containing:
- the LOC112185698 gene encoding WD repeat-containing protein 44: MLSSDGGEKDLFFDSAEYLSSEESVVVKEELEYEIWLNEPPSVKERRESFLRQMGLAESGSTKFGSEEMERDVGTSSEMMGLERLLEWSGAASSSCSSSSSHIEEYSGFHSREGDNLANFMYDELDRDLQDKSNLVSILESVQVSTSGSDCSQGGTCSERETEATEEECESSKEGRKKKRSWWKQFINKSKRRGGKVVSEVSKPDTEVSKENRMKIKQNSKRYMEFSALCTGQEIQAHNGFIWTMKFSPDGQYIATGGEDGVVRIWCVTADASCNYLMAQGNLDSKLKKIKSGCRVIFPDNSFRIEESPLQEFLGHSSDVLDLAWSNSNRLISSSMDKTVRLWEVGCSQCLHVFHHNDYVTCIQFNPLDHNYFISGSIDGKVRVWGLSEKRVVDWTDVRDVITAICYQPDGKGFAVGSLAGTCRFYEESGKEALQLVAQIHIHSSRKTSGNKITGIQFSEENAQRVMITSEDSKVRVFDGVDLIKKYRGLPKSGSQMSASFTSSGKRIISVGEDSRVYLWDYDSCSVPSSKHTKSVRSCEHFYCEGVSVAIPWSGMGTEDRNLETASPRYCSQTQGQIDATPGSRDSERFLLGNWFFLEGPCRGSATWPEENLPQWDSPVAGEEDDQWQYKDHQHHHHHNKAHNHLTKSETWGLVIVTAGWDGKIRTFHNYGLPVSL